CTCTGTGGAAAGAACAGACACTCTTAGTTACAGCCAAGCACGCTCTTACTGCTGGGACACCCTGGGGATGTACCTGTGGTCATTAGTCCTGGCAGTTAGTGCACAGAGTCCCCATACATCATGCTGTGGGTCCCTAAGGAGATCTTGTCTAGTGGTGGGATGGGGTCCCTCTGTGTCCCAGCTTGGTCTGTGCCCACCCTGTacctgccctgtgctgcagaggtCACAACCACCCCAGCCTATCATCACTACATCACTCACATTCCCATGACATACAGTTGCCCATGGAGACACCAAGATTTCCCATGTATGTTTTTCCCACCCCCTACAGGGCCAGTGAAGTCCCAGCTGAAGGCTCTGATGGTGGCATTGCTGGTGGTCACCTCCAGTGCAGCCATCCCTTGCACATACCAGGacccttctccctccctcttccccttccatGACCCCATCACATGGAGATCAGGATGGGAACCAAGGCCTTTAAGCTGCCACACACCTATTTAGGGCCTTGTTCTCCCTCTCCTCCGCCTTGAGGTGGCACTGGCAGGTGGAGGCTTTGCTGTAGCTCATAGAACGCTTGATGGACTTCTTCCACTTGAGCGTGCTCCGAACAACCCGCTTGAAGATGAGGTAGAAGATCTCACAGACAGTGAGGACAATGCAGATGGAAGAGGCTCCGACCATGAAATAAGTGAAGACTCTCTTCTCAGTTGGCCGAGCGATGTAGCAGTCTACAGTATTGGGACAGGGCTCCACGTTGGTGCACTTGACCAGCCGTGGCAAGTCGAAGCTGTCCCACATCTTGTGAAGGAGGTAGAGGAACAGGATCTCTATGATGAGCTTGAAGAAGAGGCTGAGCAGGTAGGTCCACCACAGCCCCCCGTGCTTTTTGCCTGTGTTGCTGTACAGCTTGGGGCAATTCTCCCCATTCTTCTCCCTGTTCTTTTTCTCGCGGTCCTCCCTGTAAGCCACGTGCATGATGACCAGCAGGGAGGGACAAGTGACAAAGATGAGCTGCAGAGCCCACAGGCGGATGTGGGAAATGGGGAAGAAGTGGTCATAGCAGACATTGGTGCAGCCTGGCTGGCGTGTATTGCAGTCAAAGTCCTTCTGCTCATCCCCCCAGACACGTTCAGCTGCCACCACATAGACCAGGACACGGAAGACAAAGACCACGGAGAGCCAGATGCGACCAAAGGCAGTGGAATATTTGTTGACCCCACTGAGCAGCCCCTGCAGTGTTTTCCAATCCATGGTGAGCGGTGATGGCTGCAGCCAGAATCAGACACCTGGAGAAACATGGATGGGTGGGGAGATTCAATAGGACATAGCAGCAGGGCAGctcatctcctgcagcactgcagtgctgtacGGACCCTCCTAACCCAGCTGACCTCCTGAACTGCCATAAGAGAAGAGCTACCTGGAGTACTCCTGCCTACCACAGTCCTCGACTACACACATTGGTATAAATTGGCAACAAAATCCCCTGGATAAACAGACAGGCTGTGCCCTGGGAGGATGTTGGGGCTGCTTGACATGCTGGGTATTGCAGCAAAGCAAACCCTAAAGTGAAAAGCAGCCTCATGACCTGGCAGCACCCCTGGGATGGGGGTAGGAGGGGACCCTGCTGCACATTTCCATCCCCCCCAATTCAGTGCCCAAAGGAACACATGCTCCTGGCCACCGCAGTGCATTGCCAGGCCCTGTTtgggctgctgggtgctcaCACATCAACCCAAATGGGTGACTACTCAGGGCACGTCACTTCATGTGCTGAGACACATCAGAGCTGTGGTATGATGGAATGGAGGCTTTGGGGAGCCCGTGGCCACCGTTAATCACCTAGCGGGTGAATCTCCCCAGCAGGACCAGGCTGGCAGGGCTCCCCATAGGGTACAGCACCAGCTGTGTGTGGTCTCCACTCCTCCAGCCCCAGGTTTACCTCTCCAGGAATTCACATCCATCAGCTGCACTCCCCTGCatgctctgcacagccctggggctgtgggagtGCTGGGCAGCCCCTGTGCACATCCATGGGGGGGGAGAAACACTAATAATGAGAGCCCATGTGTGTCACCCTGGCTATCACTCCTCTGCCAGGTTCCAGTGCAGATGCTCCCCGGTATCACCATCCCCAGCATTCCCACACCCCACATCCTCATGCTGAACAAGCTCTGCCTGTACAAACCCAGCACCTGAGACATACCTGCAAGAGGCTCCGGTTCTATCCCTGCTCACCgagggctgcagggtgggaagATCCCAGTTTGGGGCATGGCTGGCAGCACGATCACAGCACAGTGCACGGGATCCCCTCACTGCTTGGTTCTATGTGAGGTGGCACCTTGGTTCTACGTGTCCTGGGGCTGTGTGGAAGGAAAAGATCCTCAAGTTCTGCCCAGAGCccaaagagctgctggagagcccagccctgctggggtATGAGCAAACCCAGCACTCCCTCCCAGTCCTTCCTACACATCTGATGTGAGAtcaggagcagggagctgccacGTACCCATCCTCTCTTCACTCCATCTGAGTGAAGCCTGGAGCCCAGAACACACCCCACCAGGAACACTGGCCTTTCACCATCTCCCCTGACAGCCACCTGcaaatcccccatatccccatccctggggctCTATGTGCAATGCTGTgcagcccccccctccccaacacaCACACCCAGCACTCACCTCAGCCTGGTGCCGCTCCTGTCCATGTGTCTGCAatggggcaggaagggaagctGAGCTGGGAGCCGAGCACCACGCCCCATGTTGTGCAAGCCCCGCGGCTCAGTGATGCTGGCTGATGTCCAGGGGCAGCTCCAGGTGTGCTGGGTTCTGCCTCCTGCAAAGCACCCAGAGACACTGCGTGCCAACCTGCTGCGTCACCCCCAGGTCCTGCCCTGTGTGGGTGCAGGGTGGTTCCCATCTGGGGTGCAAATGTAGCAGAGCttggagcagggatggggtggtTGTGCCCCCTCAttgccctgtgctgtgggtgtATGTGGATCAAGTCCATGGGGTCCTGACACAGCATCAGGGTTCCCAACTTCAGCCACTGCAGTATAGCACAGAGCTGTGACACCCACAGCCCCTTAGCACTGCAGGATCCATCCCACCTcatccagcacagcccacagcagctctaAAAACTCCCACCCCAACCCTGCTCTGGGTCTGGGCAGCTCTGGGAACAGGAAAGCCCATTGTTGGCTGCATGTTCTGCAGTACCCCTGTGTGCTTGGGTCCCAGTTGCAGTGTGACATGATGGGAAGGTTTGTTCTGTTCCGAGTAACTGGGTGAGTCTGGCAAACAGCTCGGCGTGGTTATTGTCTGTGCACATGCACATACATGCTTGGGTTGAACAACAAAGGCAGGTTAaatcctgcagcaggagcaatAGAGCCAGATTCCTCCaccagaaacaacagcagctcctccaggtgATGCTCTGTGCCctgggggctctgagcatcaAATCCAGCATCAAACCCAGCCCAGCGCTGATGGGGCTCTCACTGTCAGCCCCATCCACACCCGGAGTGATCCCAGCAACAGTTGTTAAGAGTCACAAGTTATACCATTATGACCCATTTCTAATACAATTTGCCTTACTAATACTTTGGCAACAGAACATAAGTATCTCCAACCCACAGCACCCCACAGACACCGCCCCACTCcgggtgctgctgggtgagacCTTTCCCAACACACAGCACCAACCAGGCAGCGTGACCGTGCCCTGCTGACCGCATCCTGCCCCATCCTTATGGGACCCAGAACGCATCCCTAAGTGGGCAACACCCCTGGGATGCTGGGTCAGACCCTCCCTGTGTGGGCAGCCAAGTGTCACCAAGCGTCCCTGCTCCACCTCAACCCCATTTCACGCCTCTGCTAACATGGCTGTGGGTAGGGTTGCATTTCCTCTTGCCTGTGGTTTGCTGGCCCTGTGGTTCCTGCTGGCATCACTCCGTCACTGCACAGCTTTGGGGCCCCCAGGGCACGGTGCTGGGACCCCTCCCAGTGCAGGGCATGGCTGGTGCTCAccatgctgtgctcagagcacacACAAGGAGCCGCTCCCTGAGGCAATGGAGCCTTGCTGCATTTTTTCACTCCAGGTCAAGAAGGGTTGGTGCTGTTCCAAGCTGGGGGCACAGTGGTGAGCAGGAGAGCCCAAGTGAAACCTTACATGGTTCCCAGGCATCTCTCATGCTCTGctcaaagcaaacacagcagttcCCAGTGCCAAATCCAGGCCATCCCtgtttcttcccccctcccGTTCTCTCAAATGGAAAGAGGAGGAAGTGGGACCTGGGGTGATGCTATGCCAGGCACTGAACTCCCTGCTATAAGCAAAGCCAGGGCCCCTGGAGCCCTTCCCTGGCCCTGGGCACCTATCAGCAGGATCAGGAATTTGAGCTATTTTGTAGCAAGCCATGAGATGTAGCAGGAATCTGGGGGCTGTGGCCTAAGagatagaaaaagcaaagggaggAGACCAAAAGCCACCCAGCTGGTCTGGTTTGTTCCCCAGGCAGCAAGAAAACCTGTGGTCCCAGCAGCCCCTCCACTGcagctggggcttttcagcaGGGGCTGagtgccctgcagctctgacacTGTCATGGGGAGAAAGTTCAGTGCCTTTTGACATGGGCAGAAGTTTTTGCCTGCAGCAGTTGGGTGGGGAAGGAACACAGCCCCGTGTTGTGCCGCGCTCCGCTGGGTATTTGGGTAGCCACGCCAAGAGCATACCTCCCATTGCGGCTGTGCTTGGCCTTTGGATTGTGCTTTTTCCTTAGCAGGAAGCAGCTTCAACCTATGAATTCATGTCCACGTGGGAGCAAGACGCTTGGAGCCCCCCCAGATCCATCGGCATCTCTGGGAATGCCCCATCCTGCAATCAGCACAACATGACCTCAAAAAACACTCAGTGACTTCCAGTGTGCTGACCCCAGGGCCTCCATTAGGAAGCAATCGAGCTGTGGAGCACGCATCCTTTAAACAGCAACGGAAAAAAACAGATCTCAAAGTCTCCTTAAAAGAGTCTTCAATGAGGTTTGCAAGGCAGAGGTGCCGGGTCACAGTGGGGCCGGGTCTTGGCATTGCCTTTGATCCATCCCAACCCCGACCTCACTGCAGTGTGGGAATTGCCGGGGGCGTGGGAGCGCAGAATTGGCCATAAATCAGATGTTTTGTCCTCAATTCCCAGCAACCAGGGGCGTTTCTGACAGTGACCCTGCTGGGAAGGATGGGCTGCCCCAAGTGGCACTCGAGTCCCTCAGCACCCCCAGCTGGGCTGGCATTGGCAATGCTTTAGTTTTAAATGCTGCCTTCCATAAATTCATGGGGCTTCTGGGCATCCCTCGCAGTAGAGCAGCCCCcggatgatgatgatgatgcaAAGTATAGAAAACACTCAGCCTTTATGATAACATCCCCTGACACCACATGCTCTGTGCCCCACGGAGGCACCACTGTCCCCCCATTCCCAATTTCTGCATCAATCTCAGCTCCCTTTGGTGTAGATCACAGACACACAGCTGAAGGAACAACATAACCACGCTGATGCCCCACCAGCCACAGCCAAACCCCAGCGTGGATGGTGCAAggttttgcagagctgctgcaatgCTTGCTCCAGGCGAGATAACGCAgcacaacaacagcagcacctgGACAGTCAGgtcctgcactgctgctttgatGGATGGAAGTGGGGCAGGGATGTTTGGATGTGGGCTGAGCCGGatgtgtcccatccctgcagagaTTATGGCTTTCAGCTGGGGGACGCCTCTGGGTTTTGCTCTTAGAGGACAGCTTTGATCAGCAGCAGGCAACCATGCTGCAAATCaaacagcccagccctgcactccAAAGGAGAGGTGAGGGCTTAGCACAAGGAGCAGCTTGAATCCTCTGCTGCTGAAGATCTCAGCAAGGAACACTATACAGCAAAGAGAGGACAGAGATCAAACCAGCTTCACTTAAAAGAGATGGAGGGAATCCACACCTATGTACCACCTGCCACCATCACCCAAGGGTGTCCAAACTCACCACTGCTTGTGCCAGGTGCCAACAGAGTCCTGAGAGGCAGAGACCCCCCTGTGCTCTTTCATCACCCCCAtccttatggggcagccccacacatcaCCCTCATGGGGGAACCCAGCATCTGCTGCCCCCAACAcatcagagctcagctctgcagagctgtgggctcAGGTTAATGGGCTCAGGTTAATGGGCTCAGGTTAATGAGCTCAGACCTGCTGCAAAGTGGaagcagctgtgcagagaggtgacggagctgagccctgcactgcagggctgggcaggggggGCCCCATGTGCCTTTTCTCTGAAGCAAACACAGCAAGTGCTGGGGCTTTCTGTGCACACGGAAATAATAATTGCACCCTCTAAATACAGCGAAACCAGTAACAGATCGAGCCGCTTGTTCAATGTTAATGTTACTTATGAGTGCATTTGCCATGAAATTATTGTTAATTATTCATTCCAGCTAATGTTCAGTTACTGTTGATGGCCTTAGAAATTGCAGAGCAGCCTGAGTCACGGCAGAACGCGACATATTACAGCAATAAACGAGATCATACTCTGCCATTTAATGTTATTGTTTAATCAATGGCTGGggtgtttttcctctcctttattTGGCTGCTTTGCTCGGGTGTTTTTCTCCAGC
The genomic region above belongs to Coturnix japonica isolate 7356 chromosome 23, Coturnix japonica 2.1, whole genome shotgun sequence and contains:
- the GJB3 gene encoding gap junction beta-3 protein, producing the protein MDWKTLQGLLSGVNKYSTAFGRIWLSVVFVFRVLVYVVAAERVWGDEQKDFDCNTRQPGCTNVCYDHFFPISHIRLWALQLIFVTCPSLLVIMHVAYREDREKKNREKNGENCPKLYSNTGKKHGGLWWTYLLSLFFKLIIEILFLYLLHKMWDSFDLPRLVKCTNVEPCPNTVDCYIARPTEKRVFTYFMVGASSICIVLTVCEIFYLIFKRVVRSTLKWKKSIKRSMSYSKASTCQCHLKAEERENKALNRGEEP